From Bifidobacterium sp. ESL0790, one genomic window encodes:
- a CDS encoding dipeptidase, translated as MAGTRVEEIRGRVDGDFARIVDLLSKKVALKSVSAQGITGEHMRRSAQFVADELKARGVDAKVVQSTNPDGTPGAFEVVGSKIVDPDAPTVLLYAHHDVQPVPDASAWDTDPFVATEVDGRLYGRGATDDGGGIAIHSGALHALGDELKVNIKVFIEGEEEMGSPSFIPFIEAHQDEFASDVIIVADSGNWSAEIPSLTTSLRGNTDLDVTVKALEHPVHSGQFGGPILDTNTLSAMLIASMYDKDGSLVIDGLEGGDPVGGLQRDLDEASVRADSSVVDSYRFAGTGSLASRLWTKPSVSVIGFDAHPVEGSFNVIANETRFRLSIRTAPNQRPADAAKAVTDFLLAHAPFGAEVTVSTLDEGMGWSMDPDAEATKDAEESMREAFGVEPINKGEGGSIPFIPELQRIFPAAQVLVTGPEDPKGNAHSPNESIDLTSLKNNVITEALILDKLGH; from the coding sequence ATGGCTGGAACGAGAGTCGAGGAGATCAGGGGGCGCGTGGACGGCGATTTCGCGCGCATCGTCGACCTGCTGAGCAAGAAGGTCGCGCTGAAATCGGTTTCGGCGCAGGGCATCACCGGCGAGCACATGCGTCGTTCCGCGCAATTCGTGGCCGACGAGCTGAAGGCGCGCGGTGTGGACGCCAAGGTGGTGCAATCCACCAATCCGGACGGCACCCCGGGCGCCTTCGAGGTGGTCGGCTCCAAGATCGTCGACCCCGACGCTCCTACTGTGCTGCTTTACGCGCACCACGACGTCCAGCCCGTGCCCGACGCCTCCGCGTGGGACACCGATCCGTTCGTGGCCACCGAGGTTGACGGACGCCTGTACGGGCGCGGCGCGACCGACGACGGCGGCGGCATTGCCATCCATTCCGGGGCGCTGCACGCGCTGGGTGACGAGCTCAAGGTCAATATTAAGGTCTTCATCGAAGGCGAGGAGGAGATGGGATCGCCGAGCTTCATCCCCTTCATCGAGGCGCATCAGGACGAGTTCGCCTCGGACGTTATCATCGTGGCCGACTCGGGCAACTGGAGCGCCGAGATTCCGAGCCTGACCACCAGCCTGCGTGGCAACACCGATTTGGACGTGACGGTGAAGGCGCTGGAGCATCCGGTGCATTCCGGCCAGTTCGGCGGTCCGATTCTCGACACGAACACGCTTTCGGCCATGCTTATCGCCTCGATGTACGACAAGGACGGCTCGCTGGTGATTGATGGGCTCGAAGGGGGAGACCCGGTCGGCGGCCTGCAGCGTGACCTTGACGAGGCGAGCGTGCGCGCTGATTCCTCCGTGGTCGACTCTTACCGCTTTGCCGGCACCGGTTCGCTGGCCTCGCGCTTGTGGACCAAGCCGAGCGTCTCCGTCATCGGCTTCGACGCGCATCCGGTCGAGGGATCCTTCAACGTCATCGCCAACGAGACCCGCTTCCGCCTCTCCATCCGCACCGCGCCCAACCAGCGCCCGGCCGACGCCGCCAAGGCCGTCACCGACTTCCTGCTGGCCCATGCGCCGTTTGGAGCCGAGGTGACTGTTTCGACGCTCGACGAGGGCATGGGATGGAGCATGGACCCCGACGCCGAGGCCACCAAGGACGCGGAGGAATCCATGCGTGAGGCGTTCGGCGTTGAGCCGATCAACAAGGGCGAAGGCGGATCGATCCCGTTCATCCCCGAGCTGCAGAGGATCTTCCCTGCGGCCCAGGTCCTTGTCACCGGACCCGAAGACCCTAAGGGCAACGCCCACAGCCCCAACGAATCGATCGATCTCACCAGCCTCAAAAACAATGTGATCACCGAGGCACTCATCCTCGACAAACTGGGGCACTGA
- a CDS encoding DUF3043 domain-containing protein, whose amino-acid sequence MTWNPFNKDKKQEPAQEPIAESKPKQDAQAGKGRPTPKRKVAQDRNLHPLVPKDRKADAKANKKRVRAREDREYDAMRTGDLSHMPKSEQLPWRVYIRDYVDARFNIAEYFIPVVFGAMILGMLLAIKWPALYAPIIGFSYIYLIIAVVDIVVMWYTLKKKLIDKFGKKAVAKGSRSCSYAWGRAIQLRRWRVPKPTSKKRGNWPK is encoded by the coding sequence ATGACATGGAACCCTTTCAACAAGGATAAGAAGCAGGAGCCGGCGCAGGAGCCCATCGCCGAATCGAAGCCCAAACAGGACGCCCAGGCGGGCAAGGGGCGCCCCACCCCCAAGCGCAAGGTGGCCCAGGACAGGAACCTGCATCCGCTCGTCCCGAAGGACCGCAAGGCCGACGCGAAGGCCAACAAGAAGCGCGTCCGGGCCCGCGAGGACCGCGAGTACGACGCCATGCGCACCGGCGACCTGTCGCACATGCCCAAGTCCGAGCAGCTTCCGTGGCGCGTCTATATCCGTGATTACGTCGACGCCCGCTTCAACATCGCCGAATACTTCATCCCCGTCGTCTTCGGCGCGATGATCCTCGGCATGCTGCTGGCCATCAAATGGCCCGCGCTCTACGCGCCGATCATCGGATTCTCCTATATCTACCTCATCATCGCCGTCGTCGACATCGTCGTGATGTGGTACACGCTCAAGAAGAAGCTCATCGACAAGTTCGGCAAGAAGGCCGTGGCCAAGGGCTCGCGCTCCTGCTCCTACGCCTGGGGCCGCGCGATTCAGCTGCGCCGTTGGCGTGTGCCGAAGCCGACCTCCAAGAAGCGCGGCAACTGGCCGAAGTAA
- a CDS encoding FAD-dependent oxidoreductase — MAEHFDIGVVGGGPGGYSVALRAAQLGLSVALVNREPRLGGTCLNRGCIPSKALITASHAIAGIGDAARMGVNASLDSIDYGKLNGFKTGMVTSMTNGLASLLAARKVTVFQGEAEVTDSHHISVITQAPSRADEGTSGKPEPTTIEIEADEIVMATGSRPRPLPGIPFAGALIESTQALGLARFPKSAVIIGAGAVAVEFASLWRQAGAEVTLLIRHDRVLSHWHRRTSSALTRALKSSGITIVANSQVTGIDAGRLPEALQDNNIDDFSSDSSSSQNSQGVTVHYTAQDERHDIQADIALAAIGRDPNTDAAWIADLGLKLDDHGLVITDAYGRTNIEHVWALGDITPGPALAHRAFEQGMVIAEKIAGLDPKPVDNATVPEVVFSTPEAASVGLTLEQARADGDISEAKETIYPMMGNARMQMSGSAGSMSVVTGTYASGPGTPVVLGVHMLAPEASDLIAEVEELVGNRVPLGEAARLIHPHPTFSETLGEALLRADGRPLHSR; from the coding sequence ATGGCAGAGCATTTCGACATCGGTGTCGTCGGCGGTGGTCCGGGAGGCTATTCCGTGGCCTTGCGGGCGGCGCAACTGGGGCTTTCGGTGGCGCTGGTGAACCGCGAGCCGAGGCTGGGCGGCACCTGTCTCAACCGCGGGTGCATCCCCTCGAAGGCGCTTATCACCGCCAGCCACGCCATCGCCGGCATCGGCGACGCGGCTCGTATGGGCGTCAACGCCAGCCTTGACTCCATCGATTACGGCAAGCTCAATGGATTCAAAACCGGTATGGTCACTTCGATGACCAATGGTTTGGCCTCGTTGCTCGCGGCACGGAAGGTGACGGTGTTCCAAGGTGAGGCGGAGGTGACGGACTCACATCACATTTCCGTTATCACTCAAGCACCATCGCGTGCAGATGAAGGAACTAGCGGAAAACCTGAACCAACCACCATCGAAATCGAAGCTGACGAAATCGTGATGGCCACGGGCTCACGACCCAGGCCATTGCCGGGCATACCGTTCGCCGGGGCGCTCATCGAATCGACGCAGGCGCTCGGCCTCGCCCGCTTCCCGAAGTCGGCCGTCATCATCGGAGCCGGCGCCGTGGCGGTGGAGTTCGCCTCGCTGTGGCGGCAGGCTGGAGCGGAGGTCACGCTGCTCATCCGCCACGACCGCGTGCTCTCCCACTGGCACCGCCGCACCTCCTCCGCGCTCACGAGGGCGCTGAAATCCAGCGGCATCACCATTGTCGCCAATAGCCAAGTCACCGGAATCGACGCTGGCCGTCTGCCGGAAGCATTGCAAGACAATAATATTGATGATTTTTCTTCGGATTCCTCTTCATCGCAAAACTCGCAAGGCGTCACGGTACATTACACCGCGCAGGACGAGCGGCACGACATCCAAGCCGACATCGCCCTCGCCGCCATCGGACGCGATCCTAACACCGACGCGGCATGGATCGCCGACCTGGGCCTCAAGCTTGACGACCACGGCCTGGTGATCACCGACGCCTACGGCCGGACCAACATCGAACACGTTTGGGCTTTGGGTGACATCACCCCTGGACCGGCCCTGGCGCACCGCGCGTTCGAGCAGGGCATGGTAATCGCCGAGAAAATCGCCGGACTCGACCCGAAGCCCGTCGACAACGCCACCGTGCCCGAGGTCGTCTTCTCCACACCCGAGGCAGCGAGCGTTGGGCTCACCCTCGAGCAGGCCCGGGCGGATGGCGACATCAGCGAGGCGAAGGAGACCATCTACCCGATGATGGGCAACGCCCGGATGCAGATGAGCGGCTCGGCCGGATCGATGAGCGTCGTGACGGGAACGTATGCCAGCGGCCCCGGAACCCCCGTCGTCCTGGGCGTCCATATGCTCGCCCCCGAGGCCAGCGACCTCATCGCCGAGGTGGAGGAACTGGTGGGCAACCGCGTGCCGCTTGGCGAGGCGGCCCGGCTCATCCATCCGCACCCCACCTTCAGCGAGACGTTGGGCGAGGCGTTGCTGCGCGCCGACGGCAGGCCGCTGCACAGCCGATAG
- a CDS encoding DUF4191 domain-containing protein, producing MAKEKKARKGLKVVHQMMEIYKYTHAEDKALPWLLAGAFLLPVIAGVATGLFLHFNWLWWIFMVILVVMLGVLLATMLLTNRADKVGYAKIEGRPGAAISVLGNINKAGYNFPQQPVWIDPKTKDAIWRGTGYNGIYLLAEGAPSRTKRALDRQEHAIKGVTAGSQIPVYRIQVGTGEGQVRLKNLRKKVLDCKSYEPTQYKLSIMRKIHPRRRFMLTKGELEVLNERLRTLQDKHGLGIPKGMDPTRPQHISRRAMRGR from the coding sequence ATGGCCAAAGAAAAAAAGGCTAGAAAAGGGCTAAAAGTCGTCCATCAGATGATGGAGATCTACAAGTACACCCATGCCGAGGACAAGGCGCTGCCGTGGCTGCTGGCGGGGGCCTTCCTGCTGCCCGTCATCGCGGGCGTGGCCACCGGCCTGTTCCTGCACTTCAACTGGCTGTGGTGGATCTTCATGGTCATCCTCGTGGTCATGCTGGGCGTGCTACTCGCCACCATGCTGCTGACCAACCGCGCCGACAAGGTGGGCTACGCCAAGATCGAGGGCCGCCCGGGCGCCGCCATCAGCGTGCTCGGCAACATCAACAAGGCCGGCTACAACTTCCCGCAGCAGCCTGTGTGGATCGATCCGAAGACGAAGGACGCCATCTGGCGCGGCACCGGCTACAACGGCATCTACCTGCTGGCCGAGGGCGCGCCCAGCCGCACCAAGCGCGCGCTGGACCGCCAAGAGCACGCCATCAAGGGCGTGACCGCCGGCAGCCAGATCCCCGTCTACCGCATCCAGGTGGGCACCGGCGAGGGACAGGTGCGCCTGAAGAACCTGCGCAAGAAGGTGCTCGATTGCAAGAGCTACGAGCCCACGCAATACAAGCTCTCGATCATGCGCAAGATTCATCCGCGCCGCCGCTTCATGCTCACCAAGGGCGAGCTCGAGGTGTTGAACGAGCGCCTCCGCACCCTGCAGGACAAGCATGGCCTCGGCATCCCCAAGGGCATGGACCCCACCCGTCCGCAGCACATCAGCCGTCGCGCGATGCGCGGACGCTGA
- the glnA gene encoding type I glutamate--ammonia ligase codes for MTALETKEDLEALINTEGIEYISVRFTDLIGVQQHFTVPASEFLKDAFTDGEPFDGSSIRGFQAIQNSDMKLLPDVSTAFVDPFRKHKTLVVAHSVVDPITLEPYSRDPRQVAAKAEAYIKSTGVADTACFAPEAEFFLFDSVRYENSMQRSFYEVDSIEAPWNSGAEVEMDGSPNIGFKNRVKGGYFPPAPQDHNQDLRDDMVANLQKVGLILERSHHEVGGAGQQEINYRFNTLQHAADDLMKYKYVVHETAFEAGKAVTFMPKPIAGDNGTGMHCHQSLWKDGKPLFYDENGYGGLSDMARWYIGGLIKHASSVLAFTNPSLNSYKRLVPGYEAPTNLVYSARNRSAAIRIPFAGTAPAAKRLEFRVPDPTCNPYLGFSAQLMAGMDGVLNHIEPPAPVDKDIYELPPEELKNMKHVPASLAEAMDALEEDNDFLTAGGVFTTDLIDTWISLKREEIDQQRLAPTPLEYELYFNL; via the coding sequence TTGACTGCACTCGAAACCAAGGAAGACCTTGAGGCCCTCATCAACACGGAAGGCATTGAGTATATCTCAGTCCGCTTCACCGATCTCATCGGTGTCCAACAGCACTTCACGGTGCCGGCCAGCGAGTTCCTGAAGGACGCCTTCACCGACGGCGAGCCCTTCGATGGCTCCTCCATCCGCGGCTTCCAGGCCATCCAGAACTCCGATATGAAGCTGCTGCCCGACGTCTCCACCGCGTTCGTGGACCCGTTCCGCAAGCACAAGACGCTGGTCGTGGCCCACTCCGTGGTCGACCCAATCACCCTCGAGCCCTATTCGCGCGACCCGCGCCAGGTGGCCGCCAAGGCCGAGGCCTACATCAAGTCGACCGGCGTGGCCGACACCGCCTGCTTCGCTCCCGAGGCCGAGTTCTTCCTCTTCGATTCCGTGCGTTATGAAAACTCGATGCAGCGCTCCTTCTATGAGGTGGACTCCATCGAGGCCCCTTGGAACTCGGGCGCCGAGGTCGAGATGGACGGATCGCCCAACATCGGCTTCAAGAACCGCGTCAAGGGCGGCTACTTCCCGCCGGCCCCGCAGGACCACAACCAGGACCTGCGCGACGACATGGTCGCCAACCTGCAGAAGGTCGGACTCATCCTCGAGCGCAGCCACCACGAGGTCGGCGGCGCCGGCCAGCAGGAGATCAACTACCGCTTCAACACCCTGCAGCACGCAGCCGATGACCTCATGAAGTACAAGTACGTGGTGCATGAGACCGCCTTCGAGGCAGGCAAGGCCGTCACCTTCATGCCCAAGCCCATCGCCGGCGACAACGGCACCGGCATGCACTGCCACCAGTCGCTGTGGAAGGATGGCAAGCCGCTCTTCTACGACGAGAACGGCTACGGCGGCCTCTCCGACATGGCCCGCTGGTACATCGGCGGCCTGATCAAGCACGCCTCGTCGGTGCTGGCCTTCACCAACCCGTCGCTCAACTCCTACAAGCGCCTGGTGCCCGGCTACGAGGCCCCGACGAACCTCGTCTACTCGGCCCGCAACCGCTCCGCCGCGATCCGTATCCCGTTCGCCGGCACCGCGCCCGCGGCCAAGCGCCTCGAGTTCCGCGTGCCCGACCCGACCTGCAACCCTTACCTCGGCTTCTCCGCCCAGCTCATGGCGGGCATGGACGGCGTGCTCAACCACATCGAGCCGCCGGCCCCGGTCGACAAGGACATCTACGAGCTGCCGCCGGAAGAGCTCAAGAACATGAAGCACGTGCCGGCGTCCCTCGCCGAGGCGATGGACGCGCTCGAGGAGGACAACGACTTCCTCACCGCCGGCGGCGTCTTCACCACCGACCTCATCGACACCTGGATCTCGCTGAAGCGCGAGGAGATCGACCAGCAGCGCCTGGCCCCCACTCCGCTCGAGTACGAGCTCTATTTCAATCTCTAA
- a CDS encoding Mrp/NBP35 family ATP-binding protein, translated as MPGQADTGTIETRIYERLSHVIDPELGRSITDLGMVPSIEVRPDPADATRYEVTVHVELTVPGCPLSKTITERINQAVTSYPGLKLEPHIQIGAMSHEKLGKLVTQLKAERRQNPFNKPGTKTRIFAIASGKGGVGKSSVTANLAATFSALGYDTAAIDADIYGFSLPTLFGVHSRPTDLNGMLMPVVAWGVKMISIGMFAGADRAILWRGPRLQRSLEQFLADVWWGSPDVLLLDLAPGTGDMAISVAQALPNAELVVVTTPQPSASDVAVRSGLVALQVPMKVRGVVENMSYYDHKGERLRLFGEGGGQRVSDQLTEALGYDVPLLTKLPLQPEIRETGEAGRPAVLNPDGRLADSPVANAFKALATGLMATF; from the coding sequence ATGCCAGGGCAAGCTGATACCGGGACGATTGAAACGCGTATATACGAGCGGCTCTCGCACGTCATCGATCCGGAGCTGGGGCGCTCAATCACCGACCTGGGCATGGTCCCGTCCATCGAGGTGCGTCCCGACCCGGCCGATGCCACGCGTTACGAGGTCACCGTCCACGTCGAGCTCACCGTCCCCGGCTGCCCGCTTTCCAAAACCATCACCGAGCGCATCAACCAGGCCGTCACCAGCTACCCAGGTCTCAAACTCGAGCCCCACATCCAGATCGGCGCGATGAGCCACGAGAAACTTGGCAAGCTCGTCACCCAGCTCAAGGCCGAACGACGTCAGAACCCATTCAACAAGCCCGGTACCAAGACGCGCATTTTCGCCATCGCCTCGGGCAAGGGCGGAGTGGGCAAGTCTTCCGTCACCGCCAACCTCGCGGCCACCTTCTCCGCCTTGGGTTACGACACGGCGGCCATCGACGCCGACATCTACGGCTTCTCGCTGCCCACGCTGTTCGGCGTGCATTCGCGGCCCACCGACCTCAACGGCATGCTCATGCCCGTGGTGGCGTGGGGCGTCAAGATGATATCCATCGGCATGTTCGCCGGGGCCGACCGCGCGATTCTTTGGCGCGGCCCGCGTCTGCAGCGTTCCCTCGAACAATTTCTCGCCGACGTGTGGTGGGGCAGCCCCGACGTGTTGCTGCTCGACCTCGCTCCCGGCACCGGCGATATGGCGATCTCCGTGGCCCAGGCCCTGCCGAACGCCGAACTGGTCGTCGTCACTACCCCGCAGCCAAGTGCCTCCGACGTCGCCGTGCGCTCCGGCCTGGTCGCCCTGCAGGTGCCGATGAAAGTCCGCGGCGTCGTGGAGAACATGAGTTATTACGACCATAAGGGCGAACGCCTGCGCCTCTTCGGCGAGGGCGGCGGCCAGCGCGTCAGCGACCAACTGACCGAGGCCCTAGGTTACGATGTCCCCCTCCTCACCAAATTGCCCCTCCAGCCCGAAATTCGCGAAACTGGCGAGGCCGGCCGCCCCGCCGTCCTCAACCCCGATGGCCGATTGGCAGACAGTCCTGTTGCCAACGCCTTCAAGGCGTTGGCAACAGGACTGATGGCCACTTTTTAG